From a region of the Vicinamibacterales bacterium genome:
- a CDS encoding DUF1343 domain-containing protein: protein MPVRTGLERLLAGPDRRLIEGKRLGLVSNPASIDSRLVHAAARLFDAGDWTLTTLFGPQHGFHSDLQENMIETPHARHARRRLPVYSLYSETREPTKAMLADVDVLVVDLQDVGTRIYTYIYTLANCLRAARAHGLHVVVCDRPNPIDGETVEGARLDPAFASFVGQFPLPMRHGLTIGEAARFFNEHFGLNARLDVVPMEGWRRSMYFDETGLPWVLPSPNIPTLDTAIVYPGAVLFEGTLVSEGRGTTRPFELIGAPWIDGERFAEAMNARDLPGVHFRPISFEPTFHKHAQTSCGGAQVHVTDRRTFRPYRTGVEMISEFRIEAASTPIWRDPPYEYEATRPPIDILYGSDRLRHGVEAGDTPAAIMRDWPREEDAFRELRSRWLLY from the coding sequence ATGCCTGTCCGAACCGGCCTCGAGCGGCTCCTCGCCGGTCCCGATCGCCGCCTGATCGAGGGCAAGCGCCTCGGCCTGGTGAGCAACCCCGCCTCGATCGACAGCCGGCTGGTCCACGCCGCCGCGCGGCTGTTCGACGCCGGCGACTGGACGCTGACCACCCTCTTCGGACCGCAGCACGGGTTTCACTCCGATCTGCAGGAGAACATGATCGAGACGCCGCACGCGCGCCACGCGCGGCGTCGCCTGCCGGTGTACTCGCTGTACAGCGAGACGCGCGAGCCGACGAAGGCGATGCTCGCCGATGTCGACGTGCTGGTCGTCGATCTGCAGGACGTCGGCACGCGAATCTACACGTATATCTACACGCTCGCCAACTGCCTGCGTGCGGCGCGCGCCCACGGCCTCCACGTCGTGGTCTGTGACCGTCCCAACCCGATCGACGGCGAAACCGTCGAAGGAGCGCGACTCGACCCGGCCTTCGCCTCCTTCGTCGGCCAGTTCCCGCTGCCGATGCGCCACGGCCTCACCATCGGGGAAGCGGCGCGTTTCTTCAACGAGCACTTCGGGTTGAACGCCCGGCTCGACGTCGTCCCCATGGAGGGCTGGCGCCGCAGCATGTATTTCGACGAGACCGGGTTGCCGTGGGTGCTGCCCTCTCCGAACATCCCGACGCTCGACACCGCGATCGTGTATCCGGGCGCGGTCCTGTTCGAGGGCACGCTCGTCTCCGAAGGGCGCGGCACGACGAGGCCATTCGAACTGATCGGCGCGCCATGGATCGACGGCGAGCGCTTCGCCGAGGCGATGAACGCCCGGGATCTACCCGGCGTCCATTTCCGCCCGATCTCGTTCGAGCCGACGTTTCACAAGCACGCGCAGACGTCGTGCGGCGGCGCGCAGGTGCATGTCACGGATCGCCGGACGTTTCGTCCCTACCGGACCGGCGTGGAAATGATCTCGGAATTCCGGATCGAAGCCGCCTCGACGCCGATCTGGCGCGACCCGCCCTACGAATACGAGGCGACCCGCCCCCCGATCGACATCCTCTACGGGTCGGACCGGCTGCGCCATGGCGTCGAGGCCGGGGACACGCCCGCGGCAATCATGCGCGACTGGCCACGCGAGGAAGATGCGTTCCGCGAGCTGCGGTCGCGCTGGCTGCTGTACTAG